A region from the Kryptolebias marmoratus isolate JLee-2015 linkage group LG9, ASM164957v2, whole genome shotgun sequence genome encodes:
- the LOC119617372 gene encoding histone H3-like, whose protein sequence is MARTKQTACKSTGGKAPRKQLATKAAHKSAPATSGVKKPHHYRLGTVALREIHHHQKFTKLFIRKLPFQHLVRENAQDFKTDLRFQSSAIMAPQEASKAYLVGLFEDTPGQTATRGVSNSSQTIRKLWRNPPGAAFHS, encoded by the exons atggccagaaccaagcagaccgcctgtaaatccactggaggtaaagctcccaggaagcagctcgccaccaaagctgcccaCAAGAGTGCCCCAGCCACcagcggagtgaagaagcctcaccacTATAGGCTCGGGactgtggctctcagggagatccaccaccaCCAAAAGTTCACCAAGCTGTTCATCCgaaagctgcccttccagcacctggtccgggagaatgcccaggacttcaagaccgacctgcgcttccagagctcggccatcatggctccgcaggaggccagcaaggcttacctggtggggctctttgaggacacacCGGGACAGACGGCTACAAGAG GCGTCTCCAACTCCTCTCAGACCATTCGCAAATTGTGGCGTAACCCGCCCGGCGCTGCCTTCCACTCTTAG